A stretch of the Macaca mulatta isolate MMU2019108-1 chromosome 14, T2T-MMU8v2.0, whole genome shotgun sequence genome encodes the following:
- the KDM4E gene encoding lysine-specific demethylase 4E has protein sequence MKSAHSDPQNTSHTIMTFYPTMEEFTDFNKYVAYMESQGAHQAGLAKVIPPKEWKARQMYDDIGDILIATPLQQVTSGQAGVFTQYHKKKKAMRVAEYRHLANSKKYQTPLHRNFRDLERQYWKSHPGNSAIYGADISGSLFEENTKQWNLRHLGTILDLLEQECGVVIEGVNTPYLYFGMWKTTFAWHTEDMDLYSINYLHLGEPKTWYAVPPEHSQRLERLARELFPDTSRGCEGFLRHKVALISPTVLKKNGIPFNRMTQEAGEFMVTFPYGYHAGFNHGFNCAEAINFATPRWIDYGKVASQCSCGEARVTFSMDAFVRIVQPESYELWKHRQDLAIVDHTEPRVAKSQELSNWRDDIVLRRAALGLRLLPNLTARCPTQPVSPGHCYNPKGCGTDAVPGSAFQSSAYHTQTQSLTLGKSAQVLLPSTGSWGSCGRGHGRGRGRGCGRGRCPRELGTEETTVQPVSKRRLLMGTRNRARGRRPQLQLDNDLMTNPSF, from the coding sequence ATGAAGTCTGCGCACTCCGATCCCCAGAACACAAGTCATACCATCATGACTTTTTACCCGACCATGGAAGAATTTACAGATTTCAACAAATATGTTGCTTACATGGAGTCCCAAGGCGCACATCAAGCTGGCCTTGCCAAGGTAATTCCACCCAAGGAATGGAAAGCCAGACAGATGTATGATGATATCGGAGACATCTTAATAGCCACTCCCCTCCAGCAGGTGACCTCTGGACAGGCAGGGGTGTTTACTCAAtaccataaaaagaagaaagccatGAGGGTGGCGGAGTATCGCCACTTGGCAAACAGTAAAAAATATCAGACTCCACTACACCGGAATTTTAGAGATTTGGAGCGACAATACTGGAAGAGCCACCCTGGTAATTCAGCAATTTATGGTGCTGATATTAGTGGCTCCTTGTTTGAAGAAAACACTAAACAGTGGAACCTACGACACCTGGGAACAATTCTGGACCTGCTGGAGCAGGAATGTGGGGTTGTCATTGAGGGTGTCAACACACCCTACCTATACTTTGGCATGTGGAAGACCACATTCGCTTGGCACACGGAGGACATGGATCTTTACAGCATCAACTACCTGCACCTTGGGGAGCCCAAAACATGGTATGCAGTGCCCCCAGAACATAGTCAGCGCCTGGAACGTCTGGCCAGGGAGCTCTTCCCGGACACTTCTCGGGGCTGTGAGGGCTTCCTGCGGCACAAGGTGGCCCTCATCTCGCCAACAGTTCTCAAAAAGAATGGGATCCCCTTCAATCGCatgactcaggaggctggggagttCATGGTGACCTTTCCCTATGGCTACCACGCTGGCTTCAACCATGGCTTCAACTGCGCAGAGGCCATCAATTTTGCCACTCCACGATGGATTGATTATGGCAAAGTAGCTTCACAGTGTAGCTGTGGGGAGGCGAGGGTGACCTTTTCCATGGACGCCTTCGTGCGCATTGTGCAACCCGAGAGTTATGAGCTCTGGAAACACAGGCAAGACTTGGCCATTGTGGATCACACAGAGCCCAGGGTTGCAAAAAGCCAAGAGCTGAGCAACTGGAGAGATGATATAGTACTTAGAAGAGCTGCTCTGGGCCTGAGGCTTCTCCCAAACCTCACAGCCCGGTGTCCCACACAGCCTGTGTCCCCAGGGCACTGTTACAACCCAAAAGGTTGTGGCACTGATGCTGTGCCTGGATCTGCATTCCAAAGCTCTGCATATCATACCCAGACCCAGTCACTTACCCTGGGGAAATCAGCCCAGGTTCTTCTCCCTTCCACTGGAAGCTGGGGTTCTTGTGGTCGTGGTCATGGTCGTGGTCGTGGTCGTGGTTGTGGTCGTGGTCGTTGTCCTCGAGAACTGGGGACTGAGGAGACAACTGTTCAGCCTGTATCCAAGAGGCGCCTTTTAATGGGTACAAGGAATAGAGCTCGAGGCCGCAGGCCTCAGCTCCAGCTTGACAATGATTTGATGACAAATCCGTCCTTTTGA